One window of Oscillibacter hominis genomic DNA carries:
- a CDS encoding permease prefix domain 1-containing protein, protein MELFETFCHQVCREVRHATPEERDSICRELREHLEDRAEALQSSGSEEEAAAQAAVEAMGDPVEIGRAMNRQYPLGWLILSRLSGALILLLCLYILFTLPVFGNAYNNLRCRISPSYGGRFMSGTAPESVCLTDYRWTVGSSVLRIYGLEPNHINASGDTRVRVYLCAYNQNPFRYASESLVRDVVFLDEAGNKLERLYGGSGNTGAWYTTISFPLPEGENGFTLNYDSHGYQLEEYIPLPGEEDAP, encoded by the coding sequence ATGGAACTTTTTGAGACCTTTTGCCATCAGGTGTGCCGGGAGGTGCGCCACGCCACGCCGGAGGAGCGGGACAGCATCTGCCGGGAGCTGCGGGAGCATCTGGAGGACCGGGCGGAGGCGCTGCAGTCCTCCGGAAGCGAGGAGGAAGCGGCCGCCCAGGCCGCCGTGGAGGCCATGGGCGATCCCGTGGAGATTGGCCGGGCCATGAACCGGCAGTACCCGCTGGGGTGGCTGATTCTCTCCCGCCTCTCGGGGGCGCTGATCCTGCTGCTCTGTCTGTACATCCTCTTTACCCTCCCCGTCTTCGGCAACGCCTACAACAATCTGCGCTGCCGCATCTCCCCCTCCTATGGGGGCCGCTTCATGAGCGGCACCGCGCCGGAGAGCGTCTGCCTAACGGACTACCGCTGGACAGTGGGCAGCAGCGTGCTGCGGATTTACGGTTTGGAACCGAACCATATTAACGCAAGCGGTGACACCCGTGTCCGGGTCTATTTGTGTGCCTACAACCAAAATCCCTTCCGCTACGCCTCGGAGTCTTTGGTGCGGGACGTGGTTTTTCTGGATGAAGCGGGCAATAAGCTGGAGCGTCTCTATGGCGGCAGCGGTAACACAGGCGCCTGGTACACAACCATCAGTTTCCCGCTTCCGGAGGGAGAGAACGGATTTACGCTGAACTACGATTCCCACGGCTACCAGTTGGAGGAATACATTCCCCTGCCGGGAGAGGAGGATGCGCCATGA
- a CDS encoding PadR family transcriptional regulator, producing the protein MGRNQTLDHTALLVLSLLSQGDMYGYQMIAELERQSDHTFEMKEGTLYPILHGLERSGAVESYRTLAPSGRERKYYRLTEKGSALLKAEAEQWRRYSHGVNAVLEQAMGLA; encoded by the coding sequence ATGGGCCGGAATCAAACTTTAGACCACACCGCTCTGCTGGTGCTCTCTCTGCTGAGCCAGGGAGACATGTACGGCTATCAGATGATTGCGGAGTTGGAACGCCAGTCGGACCACACCTTTGAGATGAAGGAGGGGACGCTCTACCCCATCCTTCACGGTCTGGAGCGCTCCGGCGCGGTGGAGTCCTACCGGACCCTGGCCCCTTCCGGCAGGGAGCGGAAATACTACCGCCTGACGGAGAAGGGCTCTGCCCTCCTGAAGGCGGAGGCGGAGCAGTGGCGCCGCTACAGCCACGGCGTCAACGCAGTGCTGGAGCAGGCCATGGGGCTGGCGTGA
- the proC gene encoding pyrroline-5-carboxylate reductase: MPGFLEKSGRARRKKLEELSMAILGFIGTGNMGTALATAACKTAPLDQVLLSNRTRSKAESLAAKLGCRVSDNETIAGQADYIFLGVKPQMIADLLSGIAPILKERGDGFILVSMAPGLTTADIQHLAGGSYPVLRIMPNTPSSIGEGMILYAPGEGVSREQTEEFLSLMSGAGLFCQLPERLIDAGSAVSGCGPAFVNLFVEAMADGGVACGLPRAQALEMAAQMTAGTARLILATGDHPGVLKDAVCSPGGSTIQGVRTLEQGAFRATVMDAVIAAYQKNQSLGK, from the coding sequence ATTCCGGGATTTTTAGAAAAAAGCGGGCGCGCCCGCCGAAAAAAACTGGAGGAGTTATCTATGGCAATTTTAGGCTTCATTGGCACCGGCAACATGGGGACCGCCCTGGCCACGGCGGCCTGCAAAACCGCCCCCCTGGATCAGGTGCTCTTATCAAACCGCACCCGGTCCAAGGCGGAATCACTGGCGGCCAAACTGGGGTGCCGTGTTTCGGACAATGAGACCATTGCAGGACAAGCGGACTATATCTTCTTGGGCGTCAAGCCCCAGATGATCGCGGACCTGCTCTCCGGTATTGCCCCTATTCTGAAAGAAAGAGGCGACGGTTTTATTCTGGTTTCCATGGCTCCGGGCCTGACCACCGCGGACATCCAGCACCTGGCCGGGGGAAGCTATCCGGTGCTTCGCATCATGCCCAACACGCCCTCCTCCATCGGCGAGGGAATGATCCTATACGCTCCCGGAGAGGGCGTAAGCCGTGAGCAGACGGAGGAGTTTCTCTCCCTCATGTCCGGCGCCGGCCTTTTCTGCCAGCTGCCGGAGCGGCTCATCGACGCGGGCAGCGCTGTCTCCGGCTGCGGTCCCGCCTTTGTGAATCTCTTTGTGGAGGCCATGGCCGACGGCGGCGTGGCCTGTGGTCTGCCCCGGGCCCAGGCGCTGGAGATGGCCGCGCAGATGACCGCCGGCACCGCCCGGCTGATCCTTGCAACAGGCGATCACCCCGGTGTCCTCAAGGACGCGGTCTGCTCCCCAGGAGGCAGCACCATCCAGGGGGTGCGCACTCTGGAACAGGGGGCCTTCCGGGCCACCGTGATGGACGCTGTGATCGCCGCATACCAAAAAAACCAGTCCCTGGGCAAATAA
- a CDS encoding ClpP family protease, which translates to MGSATTRNSHGAIHCLTIVGQVEGHMVLNQNTKTTKYEHVMPLLASLEESEDIDGLLLLLNTVGGDVEAGLGIAELISGMQKPTVSLVLGGSHSIGVPLAVSAKVSFAVPSASMTIHPVRMNGTMIAAPQTYNYFDRLQERIVKFVCKNSHISEKKFLELMLKTGEMAADVGSVLYGEEAVSLGLIDRVGGLSEALECLYGQIDEKKEHPAE; encoded by the coding sequence ATGGGCAGTGCCACCACCCGCAACAGCCACGGCGCCATCCACTGCCTGACCATTGTAGGGCAGGTGGAGGGCCACATGGTTCTCAATCAAAATACAAAGACCACAAAGTATGAGCACGTGATGCCGCTGCTGGCCTCCCTGGAGGAGTCGGAGGACATCGACGGGCTGCTGCTCCTGCTCAATACAGTGGGCGGGGATGTGGAGGCGGGCCTTGGCATCGCAGAGCTGATCTCCGGCATGCAGAAGCCCACGGTCTCCCTGGTGTTAGGCGGCAGCCATTCCATCGGCGTACCGCTGGCAGTGTCGGCCAAAGTGAGCTTTGCCGTGCCCTCGGCTTCCATGACCATTCATCCGGTGCGCATGAACGGGACCATGATCGCCGCGCCCCAGACCTACAACTACTTTGACCGGCTGCAGGAGCGGATTGTGAAGTTCGTCTGCAAAAATTCCCACATCAGCGAGAAGAAGTTCCTGGAGCTGATGCTCAAAACCGGGGAGATGGCTGCGGATGTGGGCAGCGTGCTCTACGGCGAGGAGGCGGTGAGCCTGGGGCTGATCGACCGTGTGGGCGGGCTTTCCGAGGCATTGGAGTGCCTCTACGGACAAATTGACGAGAAAAAGGAGCATCCGGCGGAGTAA
- a CDS encoding heavy metal translocating P-type ATPase: protein MSKKQKKMLARIVVSAALLILVKLLPAIHLSGSIPLLSLGQTAADGTAVYTLSLWPLYLIPYLIIGWDVLWRAVRNIAHGQVFDENFLMALATVGAFATAEYAEAVFVMLFYQVGELFQDYAVGKSRQSIASLMDIRPDYANLEEGGQLRQVDPEEVSVGAIVVVKPGERVPLDGTVVSGSSALDTAALTGESVPRDVMPGDAVISGCVNQTGVLRIQVTRNSSESTVSKILDLVENASEKKSASENFITRFARYYTPCVVAAAALLFLLPSAVLALAPESALPSFLAGTMWSDWLHRALIFLVISCPCALVISVPLSFFGGIGGASKCGILVKGSNYLEALANTETVIFDKTGTLTRGTFSVTAVHPESGLDAEQLLAYAALAEYYSDHPISLSLKAACKAELDPARVSDVEEIAGHGVCASIDGKRVCAGNSRLMDRQHIAFQPCGLPGTIVHVTVDGVYAGHILIADQPKEDAKDAIADLKAGGVRKTVMLTGDAQATAEAVASEVGVDEYHAELLPADKVEWMERLLADKSPGGKVAFVGDGINDAPVLTRADIGIAMGALGSDAAIEAADIVLMDDKPSKIATAMRVSRKTLRIVKQNIWFALGVKAAVLVLGAFGAATMWEAVFADVGVAFLAILNATRALRVEEFR from the coding sequence ATGAGTAAAAAGCAAAAGAAGATGCTGGCCCGCATCGTTGTATCGGCTGCGCTGCTGATTCTTGTCAAGCTGCTGCCTGCCATCCATCTTTCCGGCTCTATCCCCCTTCTTTCCCTCGGCCAAACGGCTGCAGACGGCACGGCGGTTTACACCCTGAGCCTTTGGCCTTTGTATCTGATTCCCTATCTCATCATTGGATGGGATGTACTTTGGCGGGCCGTCCGCAACATTGCCCACGGCCAGGTTTTTGACGAAAACTTCCTGATGGCGCTGGCCACGGTGGGCGCTTTCGCCACCGCGGAGTATGCCGAGGCCGTGTTCGTCATGCTGTTTTACCAGGTGGGCGAGCTGTTCCAGGACTATGCGGTCGGTAAATCCCGCCAGTCCATTGCTTCCCTGATGGACATCCGCCCGGACTACGCAAACCTGGAAGAGGGCGGCCAGCTGAGGCAGGTGGACCCTGAGGAGGTGTCCGTGGGAGCCATTGTCGTGGTAAAGCCCGGCGAACGGGTGCCTCTGGACGGCACCGTGGTGTCGGGCAGCTCCGCCCTGGACACCGCCGCCCTGACCGGGGAGTCCGTGCCCCGGGACGTGATGCCCGGCGACGCGGTGATCAGCGGCTGTGTCAACCAGACCGGCGTGCTCCGGATCCAGGTCACCCGGAACAGCAGTGAATCCACTGTGTCCAAAATTCTGGATTTGGTGGAAAACGCCAGTGAGAAAAAATCCGCCAGCGAGAACTTCATCACCCGGTTTGCCCGGTACTACACGCCCTGCGTGGTAGCGGCGGCGGCGCTGCTCTTTCTCCTTCCTTCCGCCGTCCTTGCCCTGGCGCCGGAAAGCGCACTGCCCTCTTTCTTGGCGGGCACCATGTGGTCCGACTGGCTTCACCGGGCGTTGATCTTCCTGGTGATCTCCTGTCCCTGTGCCCTGGTGATCTCCGTGCCTCTCAGCTTTTTCGGCGGCATCGGCGGCGCTTCCAAATGCGGCATTCTGGTCAAGGGCAGCAACTACCTGGAGGCGCTGGCCAACACGGAGACCGTCATCTTTGACAAGACCGGCACGCTGACCCGCGGCACCTTCTCCGTCACCGCCGTCCATCCGGAGTCCGGCTTGGACGCGGAGCAGCTCTTAGCATACGCCGCCCTGGCGGAGTACTACTCAGACCACCCCATCTCCCTCTCTCTGAAGGCCGCCTGCAAGGCAGAACTGGACCCGGCCCGGGTATCCGACGTGGAGGAGATCGCCGGCCACGGCGTGTGCGCCTCCATCGACGGCAAGCGGGTATGCGCGGGCAACAGCCGCCTGATGGACCGCCAGCACATTGCCTTCCAGCCCTGCGGGCTGCCGGGCACCATCGTCCATGTGACGGTGGACGGCGTTTACGCCGGCCACATCCTCATCGCCGACCAGCCCAAGGAGGACGCGAAAGATGCCATCGCCGACCTGAAGGCCGGCGGCGTCCGCAAAACCGTGATGCTCACCGGCGATGCCCAGGCCACGGCGGAAGCCGTCGCCTCGGAGGTAGGGGTGGATGAATACCATGCCGAGCTGCTTCCCGCCGACAAGGTGGAGTGGATGGAACGGCTGCTGGCCGACAAAAGCCCCGGCGGTAAGGTGGCCTTCGTGGGCGACGGCATCAACGACGCCCCTGTCCTGACCCGGGCCGACATCGGCATCGCCATGGGCGCTCTTGGGTCCGACGCGGCCATCGAGGCCGCGGACATCGTGCTGATGGACGACAAACCCTCCAAGATTGCAACGGCCATGCGCGTCTCCCGCAAGACGCTGCGCATCGTCAAGCAGAACATCTGGTTCGCCCTGGGCGTGAAGGCCGCCGTGCTGGTGTTGGGCGCTTTCGGCGCCGCCACCATGTGGGAGGCCGTATTCGCCGACGTGGGCGTCGCCTTCCTTGCCATTCTAAACGCCACCCGGGCGCTCCGCGTGGAGGAGTTCCGATAG
- a CDS encoding cation transporter, whose amino-acid sequence MKKRYNLTDLDCANCAAKMENAIRKIDGVHDATVSFMTQKMTIEADDARFDDILKEVVAICKKVEPDCVIHM is encoded by the coding sequence ATGAAAAAGCGCTACAATCTGACCGATCTGGACTGTGCCAACTGCGCCGCGAAAATGGAAAACGCCATCAGGAAAATCGACGGCGTGCACGACGCCACCGTCAGCTTCATGACCCAGAAGATGACCATTGAGGCCGACGACGCCCGCTTTGACGACATTCTCAAGGAGGTCGTGGCCATCTGTAAAAAGGTGGAGCCGGACTGTGTGATCCATATGTGA
- a CDS encoding ArsR/SmtB family transcription factor, whose product MEDQYNVECCDFIHAHEDIVERVRKELPSEDALYDLTELFRIFGDSTRIRILYVLFEAEMCVCDIAQLLGLTQSAISHQLRALKNARLVKSRREGKTVFYSLADDHVKTIIDQGIEHVSE is encoded by the coding sequence ATGGAAGACCAATATAACGTGGAGTGCTGTGATTTTATCCACGCCCACGAGGACATCGTGGAGCGGGTCCGCAAAGAGCTGCCCAGCGAAGATGCGCTCTACGACTTGACGGAGCTGTTCCGCATTTTCGGCGATTCCACCCGCATCCGTATCTTATATGTACTTTTTGAGGCGGAAATGTGCGTGTGCGACATTGCCCAGCTTCTGGGACTCACCCAGTCCGCCATTTCCCATCAGCTCCGGGCGCTGAAAAACGCCAGGCTGGTCAAATCCCGCAGGGAGGGCAAGACGGTGTTCTACTCTCTGGCGGACGACCACGTAAAGACCATCATCGACCAGGGCATCGAGCACGTTTCCGAGTAA
- the smc gene encoding chromosome segregation protein SMC — MHLLKALEIQGFKSFPDKTVLNFGEDITAIVGPNGSGKSNISDAIRWVMGEQSTKSLRGAKMEDVIFGGTEKRGQVGFAQVTLVIDNTEHIFPTMDEAEVAVTRRYYRSGESEYYINRQSVRLRDVYELFLDTGMGREGYSIIGQGKIDEILSVKSGERREVFEEAAGISKYRHRKEESERKLERTEENLVRINDKIAELELQVEPLRDQAEKAKRYLVLRDEMRVLEISVWLENLETLKAGARQLESDFREAQAQRDSAREELNALYAQSERCGADMQQKDIEAEEVRGQISELETKIHDEEAGVAVLQSNIRHSKETIERIDRELAEQEERSGGMQTQIEEQTSRIAAIDAQAALLQEELEELLSQAEEASRQAGGRQSRAEALRAQEAIAVAAAADCRAESSALTAESRELGERAAAIEGELDSAQERLRQSEQEARENRRALEEAKEEATAVSNIIAGHAMKMAERKRRHEDATDRRMKLTMDVGAMDNRIRLLEEMEKEYEGFSKAVRLVMQGSLRGIHGPVASLMSTEEAYSVAIEIALGAGLQNIVVDREEDAKSAIGYLKQRDGGRATFLPLAAIRGEELREPRVESEYGFVGLASNLVRFDPKYRGIFLNLLGRTVVVEDLDCGIAIARKYQNRFRIVTLDGQVINRGGSMTGGSVSRSAGVLSRAGELKRLKSQAGALRQKLEEARADEESAGRELSAAQYEVEVAEGQKRRAEDEVLRLEGSGNHYASLIDSLKRSCETLEGELTSVRGRLEDNRAKAEAIEQETARQDALAVQYRSQVEEQLSGQSELLERSGTLAESISQRKSGLAALGAEREATARSLEDLRHLQSQMSGDRGEKEQLKARYEKAIAEAGEEIALHDGAAGELRCRSQSLQQRLSAINEEKIALEAERTAKNKAGQEMNETLLNLERSASRLEQKIATSALEEKQILDRLWEHYELSHSDAQAQRIELESLPKANRRIGELKREIGSLGTPNIGAIEEFERVNTRYTYLSGQRDDVERAKEELTGIIDEITREMTGIFAEQFKLLNESFQETFLELFGGGQARLELEDEEDILNCGIDIKVQPPGKSLKTITLLSGGEKAFVAIALYFSILKVHPTPFCVMDEIEAALDDANVTRFAKYMRRIAGRTQFIVITHRRGTMEEADVLYGVTMQERGVSKILTINLNDLAKKLNIR; from the coding sequence ATGCATTTACTCAAGGCGCTGGAGATCCAAGGCTTCAAATCGTTTCCGGACAAAACCGTCTTGAATTTTGGGGAGGACATCACCGCCATTGTGGGGCCCAACGGCAGCGGTAAGTCCAACATCTCCGACGCCATCCGCTGGGTGATGGGGGAGCAGAGCACCAAGAGCCTGCGGGGTGCCAAGATGGAGGATGTGATCTTCGGGGGGACGGAGAAGCGGGGCCAGGTGGGCTTTGCCCAAGTCACGCTGGTCATCGACAACACCGAACACATCTTTCCTACCATGGACGAGGCGGAGGTGGCCGTCACCCGGCGCTATTACCGCAGCGGCGAATCTGAATACTACATCAACCGCCAGAGCGTCCGGCTCAGGGACGTATATGAGCTTTTTTTGGATACCGGCATGGGCCGGGAGGGCTACTCCATCATCGGCCAGGGCAAGATCGATGAGATTTTGTCCGTTAAGAGCGGTGAGCGCCGGGAGGTCTTTGAGGAAGCGGCGGGCATCTCCAAATACCGCCACCGCAAGGAGGAGTCGGAGCGCAAGCTGGAGCGCACGGAGGAGAACCTGGTGCGCATCAATGATAAGATCGCCGAGCTGGAGCTTCAGGTGGAGCCGCTGCGGGACCAGGCGGAGAAGGCTAAGCGCTACCTGGTGCTTCGGGATGAGATGCGCGTTTTGGAGATTTCCGTCTGGCTGGAGAACCTGGAGACGCTGAAGGCGGGCGCGCGGCAGCTGGAATCGGACTTCCGCGAGGCACAGGCACAGCGGGACAGCGCCCGGGAGGAGCTGAACGCGCTCTACGCCCAGTCGGAGCGCTGCGGCGCGGATATGCAGCAAAAGGACATCGAGGCGGAGGAGGTCCGCGGCCAAATTTCGGAGTTGGAGACAAAAATCCATGATGAAGAGGCCGGCGTCGCCGTTCTTCAGTCCAACATCCGCCACAGCAAGGAGACCATCGAACGCATCGACCGGGAGCTTGCCGAGCAGGAGGAGCGCTCCGGCGGGATGCAGACCCAGATCGAGGAGCAGACCAGCCGCATTGCGGCCATCGACGCCCAGGCTGCTCTTCTCCAGGAGGAATTAGAGGAGCTGCTGAGCCAGGCGGAGGAGGCCTCCCGCCAGGCGGGCGGCAGGCAGTCCCGGGCGGAGGCGCTGCGGGCCCAGGAGGCCATTGCCGTGGCCGCGGCCGCCGACTGCCGGGCGGAGTCCTCCGCGCTGACGGCGGAGAGCCGGGAACTTGGCGAACGTGCCGCCGCGATCGAGGGGGAGCTCGATTCCGCCCAAGAGCGGCTGCGCCAGAGTGAGCAGGAGGCCCGGGAAAACCGCCGCGCCCTGGAGGAGGCAAAGGAGGAGGCCACCGCCGTCTCCAACATCATTGCCGGACACGCCATGAAGATGGCCGAGCGCAAGCGCCGCCACGAGGATGCCACGGACAGGCGGATGAAGCTGACCATGGACGTGGGGGCAATGGACAACCGCATCCGCCTTCTTGAGGAGATGGAAAAGGAGTACGAGGGCTTTTCCAAGGCGGTTCGCCTGGTGATGCAGGGGTCCCTGCGGGGTATCCACGGCCCGGTGGCAAGCCTGATGAGCACCGAGGAAGCCTACTCCGTGGCCATTGAGATCGCCCTGGGAGCGGGCCTTCAGAATATTGTGGTGGACCGGGAGGAGGATGCCAAGTCTGCCATCGGCTACCTGAAGCAGCGCGACGGCGGCCGCGCCACCTTCCTGCCCCTCGCCGCCATCCGGGGCGAGGAACTGCGGGAGCCAAGGGTGGAAAGCGAATACGGCTTTGTGGGCCTGGCCTCCAATCTGGTGCGCTTTGATCCCAAATACAGAGGGATTTTCCTGAACCTGTTGGGCCGCACCGTTGTGGTGGAAGACCTGGACTGCGGCATCGCCATAGCCAGGAAGTATCAGAACCGGTTCCGCATCGTTACGCTGGACGGACAGGTCATCAATCGGGGCGGCTCCATGACCGGCGGCAGCGTCAGCCGCAGCGCCGGCGTGCTCAGCCGGGCCGGGGAGCTCAAGCGGCTCAAATCCCAGGCCGGGGCGCTGCGACAGAAATTGGAGGAGGCCCGGGCCGACGAGGAAAGCGCCGGCCGGGAACTCTCTGCCGCCCAGTACGAGGTGGAGGTGGCCGAGGGACAAAAGCGCCGGGCGGAGGACGAGGTGCTGCGCCTGGAGGGCAGCGGAAACCACTATGCCAGTTTGATCGACAGCCTGAAAAGAAGCTGTGAAACCCTTGAGGGAGAATTGACCTCTGTGCGGGGCAGGTTGGAGGACAACCGGGCCAAGGCCGAGGCGATTGAGCAGGAGACGGCCCGCCAGGACGCCCTGGCCGTTCAGTACCGCTCCCAGGTGGAGGAGCAGCTCTCCGGCCAGTCGGAGCTTTTGGAGCGCAGCGGTACACTGGCGGAATCCATCAGCCAGCGGAAATCCGGCCTTGCGGCCTTGGGCGCCGAGCGGGAGGCCACGGCCCGGTCCCTGGAGGACCTGCGGCATCTGCAGTCTCAGATGTCCGGTGACCGGGGGGAGAAGGAGCAGCTGAAGGCCCGGTATGAAAAGGCCATTGCCGAGGCCGGGGAGGAGATCGCCCTGCACGACGGCGCGGCCGGGGAGCTGCGCTGCCGGAGCCAGTCCCTCCAGCAGAGGCTCAGCGCCATCAATGAGGAGAAGATCGCCCTGGAGGCCGAGCGCACTGCCAAGAACAAGGCGGGCCAGGAGATGAATGAGACGCTCTTGAACCTGGAGCGCTCCGCTTCCCGCCTGGAGCAGAAGATCGCCACCTCTGCCCTGGAGGAGAAGCAGATTTTGGACCGGCTCTGGGAACACTACGAGCTCAGCCACTCTGACGCCCAGGCCCAGCGCATCGAATTGGAGAGCCTGCCCAAGGCCAACCGCCGCATCGGCGAGCTCAAGCGGGAGATCGGCTCCCTGGGCACGCCGAACATCGGCGCCATCGAGGAGTTTGAACGGGTCAACACCCGCTATACTTACCTCTCCGGCCAGCGGGACGACGTGGAGCGCGCCAAGGAGGAGCTGACCGGGATCATCGACGAGATCACCCGGGAGATGACCGGGATTTTCGCCGAACAGTTCAAGCTGCTCAACGAGAGCTTCCAGGAGACGTTTTTGGAGCTCTTCGGCGGCGGCCAGGCACGGCTGGAACTGGAGGACGAGGAGGATATCCTGAACTGCGGCATCGACATCAAGGTCCAGCCCCCGGGGAAGAGCCTGAAGACCATCACGCTGCTCTCTGGCGGGGAGAAGGCCTTTGTGGCCATTGCGCTGTATTTTTCCATATTGAAGGTACATCCCACGCCGTTTTGCGTGATGGACGAAATCGAGGCGGCGCTGGACGACGCCAACGTCACCCGTTTTGCAAAATACATGCGGCGCATCGCCGGACGCACCCAGTTCATCGTCATCACCCACCGCCGGGGCACCATGGAAGAGGCGGATGTGCTCTACGGCGTCACCATGCAGGAGCGGGGCGTCAGCAAGATTTTGACCATCAATTTAAACGATCTGGCCAAGAAACTGAACATCCGGTGA
- the ftsY gene encoding signal recognition particle-docking protein FtsY has product MGFFSKLKKIWQEDIIGYSISPDDEAFFEDLEEMLILADVGMETSTKAVEQLRSRMKREGISGESAVKEALREILAQMLDVGDGTLDLSTRPSVVLVIGVNGVGKTTSIGKLGYRLRQEGKRVLLCAADTFRAAAADQLQIWAERSGCELVRQHEGADPGAVLFDALQAARARGADVVLCDTAGRLHNKQNLMNELSKLSKIIDRECPGSARETLLVLDATTGQNGLIQAKQFKETAGLTGIVLTKLDGTAKGGIVIAIAQELGVPVKYAGVGEGLEDLRPFDAREYVEAII; this is encoded by the coding sequence ATGGGCTTTTTTAGTAAACTGAAAAAAATCTGGCAGGAGGACATCATCGGCTATTCCATTTCCCCGGACGACGAAGCGTTTTTTGAAGACCTGGAGGAAATGCTGATCCTGGCTGACGTGGGGATGGAAACCTCCACCAAGGCGGTGGAGCAGCTGCGCTCCCGGATGAAGCGGGAGGGCATCTCCGGCGAGAGCGCCGTCAAGGAGGCGCTGCGGGAAATCCTGGCCCAGATGCTGGATGTGGGGGATGGGACCCTGGACCTTTCCACCAGGCCCAGCGTGGTGCTGGTAATCGGTGTCAACGGCGTGGGCAAAACCACCTCCATCGGCAAGTTAGGCTACCGGCTGCGCCAGGAGGGGAAGCGGGTGCTGCTGTGTGCCGCCGACACCTTCCGGGCCGCCGCGGCCGATCAGTTGCAGATCTGGGCGGAGCGCTCCGGCTGCGAACTGGTGCGCCAGCATGAGGGCGCGGACCCCGGTGCGGTGCTCTTTGACGCCCTGCAGGCGGCCAGGGCCCGGGGCGCGGACGTGGTGCTCTGTGACACCGCGGGCCGGCTGCACAACAAGCAAAACCTGATGAATGAGCTTTCCAAGCTCTCCAAGATCATCGACCGGGAATGTCCCGGCTCCGCCAGGGAGACGCTGCTGGTGCTGGACGCCACAACGGGCCAGAACGGCCTGATCCAGGCAAAGCAGTTCAAGGAGACCGCCGGGCTCACCGGCATCGTGCTCACCAAGCTGGACGGCACCGCCAAGGGCGGGATCGTCATCGCCATCGCCCAGGAACTGGGCGTGCCCGTCAAGTACGCAGGCGTGGGCGAGGGGCTGGAAGACCTGCGGCCCTTTGACGCAAGGGAGTATGTGGAGGCCATCATTTAA
- the rph gene encoding ribonuclease PH: MTRIDGRAMDELRPIQITTDFVKFAEGSCLIACGDTKVLCCASVEERVPPHVAEGSGWVTAEYSMLPRANRERSKRDVSKLKLSPRSAEIQRLVGRSLRAAVDLKRLGERTITIDCDVLQGDGGTRTASVTGGFIALALACRKLVEEGVLGATPIRRFVCGVSAGIVDETPMLDLRYSEDSRAQVDLNCVMNELGELIELQGTGEGRAFTLAEQQELVRLCAKGNRELIQLQKRVLGGL; the protein is encoded by the coding sequence ATGACCAGAATAGACGGCCGGGCGATGGATGAACTTCGCCCCATCCAAATTACCACTGATTTTGTCAAGTTTGCCGAAGGCAGCTGCCTCATCGCGTGCGGCGACACCAAGGTGCTCTGCTGCGCCAGCGTGGAGGAGAGGGTCCCGCCACACGTGGCTGAGGGAAGCGGCTGGGTGACGGCGGAGTACTCCATGCTGCCCCGGGCCAACCGGGAGCGCAGCAAGAGGGACGTATCCAAGCTGAAGCTGAGCCCCCGCAGCGCGGAAATCCAGCGCCTGGTGGGCAGGAGCCTGCGTGCTGCCGTGGACTTAAAGCGGTTGGGAGAGCGCACCATCACCATCGACTGCGATGTGCTCCAGGGCGACGGCGGCACCCGGACGGCCTCCGTTACCGGCGGCTTCATCGCCTTGGCTCTGGCCTGCCGGAAGTTAGTGGAGGAGGGCGTGTTAGGCGCGACGCCCATCCGCCGCTTTGTCTGCGGCGTCAGCGCTGGCATTGTGGACGAAACGCCCATGCTGGACCTGCGCTACAGCGAGGATTCCAGGGCCCAGGTGGACCTGAACTGCGTGATGAACGAGTTGGGGGAGCTGATCGAGCTTCAGGGCACCGGCGAGGGCCGGGCCTTCACCCTGGCGGAGCAGCAGGAGCTGGTGCGGCTGTGCGCCAAAGGGAACCGGGAGCTGATCCAGCTGCAAAAGCGCGTGTTGGGAGGGCTGTGA